In the Malania oleifera isolate guangnan ecotype guangnan chromosome 1, ASM2987363v1, whole genome shotgun sequence genome, one interval contains:
- the LOC131156039 gene encoding probable ubiquitin-conjugating enzyme E2 25, whose product MESPPLATYIPQKSKKRVFSDGSSSSSCMEPEVVEIMPPIARGSKSLKQKEVYHEIIDIDMDEETADVMVIEEKADSFNKGKESLAKFLFGPSSHANLGSVDGVQSSKSISSGSYNSINLDNYTSDLYFDEDEYVDLYSDDLMFDDDYAILQAQFDNVDIPTGIEAPIPWFQNFSHSKEKPVSTSSSPNLTLQNKTDALSISPGEVPSLSWWKPAPVQVIKKSTAHSTSMLTQLDAVSQSHPLELPPNCLFSEPDQVKEKPSSINGLTHLGSKTQGDSLNLLPGVKPSKPKWFSDPSHGKRKSIAASSSGHHTSISQFDAVKYFPGLAAQQWKSHVSLSSKKQFDSSSQMQMDTLHLPPGADPMPWFHDIYSSKKKPFASVYSSAYNPFNAIHNPSEDEAFIPWAQDLAKRQKNVTGPGSSTMPSESIYICDEDGGEDDIMKKFKLFKQFDTIQDHCDHHYASNGSSLKQPSKNWAKKIQEEWRILEKDLPDTIFVRVYETRLDLLRAVIIGAEGTPYHDGLFFFDIFFPAGYPSTPPLVYYHSGGLRLNPNLYHCGKVCLSLLNTWGGDKNEKWIPGISTMLQVLVSIQGLILNAKPYFNEPGFASMSGSEAGENLSQQYNESTFILSLKTMLYTMKRPPKHFEDFVVGHFHKRAHDILVACKAYMDGAQVGCLVNGGVQDVDEGDKSCSSSFKEYLAGYVKLLVKAFTQIGVEDCDKFLSSPEKGNL is encoded by the exons gTTTACCATGAAATTATTGATATTGACATGGATGAAGAGACTGCTGATGTCATGGTCATTGAAGAGAAAGCTGATTCATTTAACAAAGGCAag GAATCTCTTGCCAAGTTTCTTTTTGGTCCTAGCAGCCATGCGAATCTTGGATCAGTGGATGGGGTTCAATCTTCCAAGAGCATTTCCTCGGGATCATATAATTCAATCAACTTGGATAATTACACTTCTGATTTATATTTTGATGAAGATGAATATGTTGATCTGTATTCTGATGATTTAATGTTTGATGATGATTATGCAATTTTGCAAGCTCAGTTTGATAATGTGGATATTCCTACTGGCATAGAGGCACCCATCCCTTGGTTTCAAAATTTTTCCCATAGTAAGGAAAAGCCAGTCAGTACTAGTAGTTCACCCAACTTAACTTTGCAGAACAAAACAGATGCCTTGAGCATTTCTCCTGGTGAAGTGCCGTCTCTATCATGGTGGAAGCCAGCACCTGTTCAAGTTATAAAAAAGTCAACTGCACATAGTACAAGTATGTTGACCCAACTGGATGCTGTGAGTCAGTCTCATCCACTTGAGCTGCCTCCAAATTGTTTATTTTCAGAACCAGATCAAGTTAAAGAGAAGCCAAGTTCTATAAATGGTTTGACTCATTTAGGTTCGAAAACCCAAGGCGATAGCCTGAATCTTCTTCCTGGGGTAAAGCCATCTAAACCTAAGTGGTTTTCGGATCCTTCTCATGGTAAAAGGAAATCCATTGCTGCAAGTAGTTCAGGCCATCATACTTCGATTAGTCAGTTTGATGCTGTGAAATATTTTCCTGGATTAGCGGCACAGCAGTGGAAGTCTCATGTTTCGTTAAGCTCAAAGAAGCAATTTGATTCAAGTTCTCAGATGCAAATGGATACATTGCACCTCCCTCCTGGAGCAGATCCTATGCCATGGTTCCATGATATTTATTCATCTAAAAAGAAGCCATTTGCGTCAGTTTATTCAAGTGCTTACAATCCATTTAATGCTATACATAATCCTTCTGAGGACGAGGCATTTATCCCATGGGCCCAGGATCTGGCTAAACGTCAGAAAAATGTGACTGGTCCGGGAAGTTCTACAATGCCTTCAGAATCAATTTATATTTGTGACGAAGATGGGGGTGAAGATGATATCATGAAGAAGTTCAAACTTTTTAAACAATTTGATACCATTCAGGATCATTGTGACCATCATTATGCTAGCAACGGTTCTTCACTGAAGCAG CCATCAAAAAATTGGGCAAAGAAAATACAGGAGGAGTGGAGGATCCTAGAGAAGGATTTGCCAG ATACAATATTTGTTAGGGTTTATGAAACAAGGTTGGATCTTTTGAGGGCTGTAATTATAGGCGCTGAAGGCACCCCCTACCATGATGGTCTATTTTTCTTTGACATTTTTTTCCCAGCTGGCTACCCTAGCACCCCGCCG CTTGTGTACTACCACTCTGGTGGCCTTCGACTGAATCCAAATTTGTATCATTGTGGAAAAGTATGTCTGAGTCTTCTCAATACCTGGGGTGGTGATAAGAATGAGAAGTGGATACCTGGTATATCAACCATGCTACAAGTTCTGGTTTCTATACAAGGGTTGATTTTGAATGCAAAACCGTATTTTAATGAGCCTGGATTTGCAAGTATGAGTGGTTCAGAAGCTGGTGAAAATTTGTCTCAGCAGTACAATGAGAGTACATTTATCCTGTCATTGAAGACAATGCTGTACACAATGAAAAGGCCACCAAAG CATTTTGAGGACTTCGTTGTTGGGCATTTTCACAAGCGTGCTCATGATATCTTGGTGGCATGTAAAGCTTATATGGATGGTGCTCAAGTAGGGTGTCTTGTCAATGGTGGCGTTCAGGATGTTGACGAGGGTGACAAGAGCTGCTCAAGCAGTTTTAAGGAGTATCTGGCTGGGTATGTCAAATTGCTTGTTAAAGCGTTTACACAAATTGGAGTAGAGGACTGTGATAAATTCCTCTCTTCACCGGAAAAGGGAAATTTGTGA